One genomic segment of Cottoperca gobio chromosome 21, fCotGob3.1, whole genome shotgun sequence includes these proteins:
- the upf3a gene encoding regulator of nonsense transcripts 3A isoform X3, producing the protein MRSEKDQMTVGKEKSIVEIQFRDIPREQENIPGNLKQKEEKKEVFTKVVIRRLPPSLSKDLLEEQLSPLPSYDYFEFFPADQSLYPHLFSRAYINFKNPEDILLFRDRFDGYVFIDNKGQEYPAVVEFAPFQKISKKKLKKKDAKTGSIEEDPEYKRFLENYSCDEEKSMANPETLLGEIEAKTRELIAKRTTPLLEYIKNKKIEKQRIREEKREERRRRELEKKRQREEEKRKRREEERRKRKDTEKQKKMSDKDIKIKLLKKSDRDDDVDSDRMKDKSDIGELDRCKWEKTGGQTKLKDPKEKGQPESDKEQREQHGRRQREKDHRGKDEERKRQRHHYEFDKFMRRKDETKWGKGYCQDRAKKEGHHHGYSYCPDNGDKLGKEDREDLGNRKERLRNKVSDKDRPAMQLYQPGARNRKRMSSAGKGYDCIPAGHSPEPGTEHCYEAVNLATGLEKVFEKSKDEQ; encoded by the exons atgaGGTCTGAAAAGGACCAAATGACCGTGGGCAAGGAGAAAAGCATCGTGGAGATACAATTTAGAGACATCCCAAGAGAGCAGGAAAACATTCCTGGGAACCTCAagcagaaagaagagaagaaagaggttTTTACTAAG GTGGTGATTCGAAGGCTTCCACCTAGCCTGTCAAAGGACCTGCTAGAGGAACAGCTCAGTCCACTTCCTTCCTATGACTATTTTGAGTTCTTTCCAGCTGATCAAAG tcTCTATCCCCACTTGTTCTCCAGAGCATATATCAATTTCAAAAACCCTGAAGATATCCTTCTGTTCAGGGACCGATTTGATGGCTACGTCTTTATCGACAACAAAG GCCAAGAGTATCCTGCAGTGGTGGAGTTTGCCCCCTTCCAGAAAATCTCCAAGAAGaagctaaaaaagaaagatgccAAAACTGGGAGCATTGAAGAAG ACCCAGAATATAAGCGGTTCTTGGAGAACTACTCCTGTGATGAGGAGAAGTCTATGGCCAACCCTGAGACTCTGCTGGGAGAGATAGAGGCCAAGACCAGAGAGCTCATAG CCAAACGGACAACACCGCTGTTGGAGTacatcaaaaacaagaaaattgAGAAGCAG AGAataagagaggagaagagagaggagaggaggagaagagagctTGAAAAGAAACGgcaaagggaggaggagaagagaaagcgacgagaggaggagagacgcaagcgaaaagacacagaaaagcagaagaaaatgtCTGATAAAGACATCAAAATCAAG CTCCTGAAGAAGAGTGACAGGGACGATGACGTGGATTCGGACCGAATGAAGGACAAAAGCGACATTGGCGAGCTGGACAGATGCAAATGGGAGAAAACTGGAGGACAAACAAAGTTGAAGGACCCCAAAGAAAA AGGTCAGCCTGAGAGTGAcaaggagcagagagagcagcacggccgcagacagagagagaaggatcaCCGTGGAAAAGACGAAGAGAGGAAACGACAGCGACACCACTATGAGTTTGATAAATTTATGCGCCGCAAAGATGAGACCAAATGGGGGAAGGGATACTGCCAGGACCGAGCCAAGAAAGAGGGGCATCATCATGGCTATTCTTACTGTCCTGACAATGGAGACAAACTGGGaaaggaggacagggaggaccTGGGTAACAGGAAGGAACGCCTCCGAAACAAGGTGAGCGACAAG GACCGTCCTGCGATGCAGCTCTATCAGCCGGGCGCACGCAACAGGAAGCGCATGAGCTCAGCAGGCAAAGGCTATGACTGCATCCCCGCCGGCCACTCACCTGAACCCGGCACGGAGCATTGCTACGAGGCCGTCAACCTGGCGACAGGGCTGGAGAAGGTTTTCGAGAAAAGCaaagatgaacagtga
- the p2ry8 gene encoding P2Y purinoceptor 8 produces the protein MMVNSTVFKLDSATRSLLESVNTSIAISVIYMIVTVINLVGNGLSMWLLVFRTSPKTPSVIFMINLTLTDLALGVALPFQIAYQLQGFHWTLGTNMCSVMTLVFYTNMYCSILTMMAIAINRYLGVVWPMLFRKMQKKSFAFIGCLFMWGLVLSVLHPLMTTDLTFDIPELRIITCFDVLKKEMLPTEYAWLGFVFSMVFVLFLFPFCVTTFCYVSVIRELGRYAKTSKKKKAVRLAIIVLLVFTLCFAPNNILLLTHIVIKLFYKQSLYMAYKLSLCFSCLNSCLDPFIYYFACKEFRQKLRQIIHLQNLSSSVDSMKMEHKESLHSTHIAFESPEREPL, from the exons ATGATGGTGAACTCCACCGTCTTCAAGCTAGACAGCGCCACACGGTCCCTGCTTGAGAGTGTAAACACAAGCATTGCCATCTCTGTCATCTACATGATCGTCACTGTCATTAACCTGGTAGGAAATGGCCTTTCCATGTGGCTCCTCGTCTTCCGTACCTCCCCCAAGACCCCCTCCGTCATCTTCATGATTAATCTCACCCTCACCGACTTGGCCCTTGGGGTTGCCCTGCCCTTTCAGATCGCCTACCAGCTCCAAGGATTCCACTGGACTCTGGGAACCAATATGTGCAG TGTCATGACCCTTGTCTTCTACACCAATATGTACTGTTCCATCCTGACCATGATGGCCATTGCAATTAATCGTTACCTCGGCGTCGTCTGGCCCATGCTGTTcagaaaaatgcagaaaaagTCCTTTGCTTTCATCGGCTGCCTCTTCATGTGGGGTTTAGTCCTGAGCGTTCTGCACCCGCTGATGACCACAgatctgacctttgacattcCTGAACTCAGGATTATCACATGCTTTGACGTGCTGAAGAAAGAAATGCTCCCGACCGAGTACGCCTGGCTAGGCTTCGTCTTCAGCATGGTGttcgtcctcttcctcttccctttctGTGTTACGACATTCTGCTATGTCAGCGTCATACGCGAACTGGGCAGATATGCCAAGAcatccaagaaaaagaaagcggTACGCCTGGCCATCATTGTTCTCCTGGTCTTCACCTTATGCTTTGCTCCCAACAACATCCTCCTGCTGACTCACATTGTGATTAAACTCTTCTATAAGCAGTCTCTCTACATGGCCTACAAACTGTCCCTCTGTTTCAGCTGCCTGAATAGCTGCTTAGATCCTTTCATTTACTACTTTGCTTGCAAGGAATTCAGACAAAAGCTGAGACAGATCATTCATCTGCAGAACCTGAGTAGCAGTGTGGACTCGATGAAGATGGAGCATAAAGAGAGTTTGCACTCGACGCATATTGCTTTCGAAAGTCCGGAAAGAGAACCTTTGTGA
- the cdc16 gene encoding cell division cycle protein 16 homolog: protein MNLERIRKRVRQYVDQQQYQSALFWADKIASLSHEDPQDIYWLAQCLYLTSQYHRASHALRSRKLDKLYGACQYLAARCHYAAKEFQQALDILDAEEPASKKLLDRSVKEDNGTLESNKDWDMSPASINSSISLLRGKIYDAMDNRPLATSSYKEALKLDVYCFEAFDLLTSHHMLTAQEEKDFLDSLPLSQQCTEEEEELLHFLFENKLKKYNKPSDLVVPEMVNGLQDNLDVVVSLAERHYYNCDFKMCYKLTSTVMVKDPFHANCLPVHIGTLVELGKANELFYLSHKLVDLYPNNPVSWFAVGCYYLMVGHKNEHARRYLSKATTLERTYGPAWIAYGHSFAVESEHDQAMAAYFTAAQLMKGCHLPMLYIGLEYGLTNNSKLAERFFSQALSIAPEDPFVIHEVAVVAFQNGDWKTAERLFLDAMEKIKAIGNEVTVDKWEPLLNNLGHVCRKLKKYDQALEYHRQALVLIPQHASTYAAIGYVHSLMGDFESAIDYFHTALGLKRDDTFSVTMLGHCIEMYIGDTDAYISTDINDKVRGSLNTPALMKMLNTSEAGELQATPRSEGPSIMSLETPLSNQDKMLLETPLRLSLTLECDMYESDVMLDTLSDTST from the exons atgaatctTGAGAGAATTCGAAAGCGAGTACGGCAGTACGTTGACCAG caaCAGTATCAAAGTGCTCTGTTTTGGGCCGACAAGATAGCGTCCCTGTCTCACG AGGATCCCCAGGATATCTACTGGCTAGCTCAGTGCCTTTACTTGACCTCACAGTACCACAGAGCCTCCCATGCCCTCCGTTCTCGAAAACTTGACAAG TTGTATGGAGCTTGTCAGTATCTTGCTGCTAGGTGCCAT TATGCTGCCAAAGAGTTCCAACAGGCCTTGGATATCCTGGATGCAGAGGAGCCAGCTAGTAAGAAGCTGCTGGATAGGAGTGTGAAAGAGGACAATGGAACACTAGAATCAAACAAGGATTGGGACATGTCCCCTGCCTCT ATCAACAGCTCCATCTCCCTCCTGCGAGGAAAAATCTATGATGCCATGGACAACAGGCCACTGGCCACCTCCAGCTACAAAGAGGCCTTGAAACTGGATGTGTATTGCTTTGAAGcctttgaccttttaacgtCCCACCACATGTTGACTGCGCAGGAAG AGAAAGACTTCCTTGACTCACTTCCTCTGAGTCAACAGTGCaccgaggaagaggaggagctgtTACACTTCCTATTTGAGAATAAGTTAAAGAAG TATAACAAGCCCAGTGATCTGGTGGTGCCAGAGATGGTCAATGGTCTTCAGGACAACTTGGATGTAGTGGTGTCTCTTGCTGAGAGGCATTATTATAACTGTGATTTCAAGATGTGCTACAAACTCACATCAAC ggTGATGGTTAAAGACCCCTTCCATGCAAACTGTTTGCCAGTCCACATAGGAACTCTTGTGGAGCTTGGAAAAGCAAATG AGTTGTTTTACCTCTCACACAAACTTGTAGACTTGTATCCCAACAACCCA GTATCCTGGTTTGCTGTGGGGTGCTACTATCTCATGGTTGGCCATAAAAACGAACATGCTCGGCGGTACCTTAG CAAAGCCACGACGCTGGAGAGGACATATGGTCCTGCATGGATTGCCTATGGCCATTCATTTGCAGTGGAGAGTGAGCATGACCAAGCCATGGCTGCTTACTTCACTGCTGCTCAGCTGATGAAAGG GTGTCACTTACCCATGCTTTACATTGGCCTGGAGTACGGTCTGACCAACAACTCCAAGCTGGCAGAACGTTTCTTCAGCCAGGCTCTTAGTATCGCTCCAGAGGACCCATTTGTCATACACGAGGTGGCGGTGGTTGCCTTTCAAAATGGAGA CTGGAAGACGGCAGAGAGGTTGTTTCTCGATGCGATGGAGAAGATCAAAGCCATAGGGAACGAG GTCACTGTGGACAAATGGGAGCCGTTGTTAAACAACTTGGGTCATGTGTGTCGGAAATTGAA AAAGTACGACCAGGCTCTGGAGTACCACCGGCAGGCGCTGGTGTTAATCCCTCAGCACGCCTCCACCTACGCTGCCATAGGATACGTGCACAGCCTCATGGGCGACTTTGAGAGCGCTATCGACTACTTTCACACG GCACTTGGATTGAAAAGGGACGACACTTTCTCCGTGACTATGCTTGGCCACTGTATCGAGATGTACATCGGTGACACAGATGCCTATATAA GCACGGACATCAATGACAAGGTGCGAGGCAGCTTGAACACTCCGGCGCTGATGAAGATGCTCAACACATCGGAGGCTGGTGAACTACAAGCCACACCGAGATCGGAAGGCCCCAGCATCATGTCCTTGGAAACGCCACTGTCAAATCAGGACAAGATGTTGCTGGAGACGCCGCTGCGACTCTCTTTAACCCTGGAGTGCGATATGTATGAGAGTGACGTCATGTTAGACACCTTGTCGGACACCAGCACATGA
- the upf3a gene encoding regulator of nonsense transcripts 3A isoform X1, giving the protein MRSEKDQMTVGKEKSIVEIQFRDIPREQENIPGNLKQKEEKKEVFTKVVIRRLPPSLSKDLLEEQLSPLPSYDYFEFFPADQSLYPHLFSRAYINFKNPEDILLFRDRFDGYVFIDNKGQEYPAVVEFAPFQKISKKKLKKKDAKTGSIEEDPEYKRFLENYSCDEEKSMANPETLLGEIEAKTRELIAKRTTPLLEYIKNKKIEKQRIREEKREERRRRELEKKRQREEEKRKRREEERRKRKDTEKQKKMSDKDIKIKLLKKSDRDDDVDSDRMKDKSDIGELDRCKWEKTGGQTKLKDPKEKGQPESDKEQREQHGRRQREKDHRGKDEERKRQRHHYEFDKFMRRKDETKWGKGYCQDRAKKEGHHHGYSYCPDNGDKLGKEDREDLGNRKERLRNKVSDKVLQFHPTEQKHANQDRPAMQLYQPGARNRKRMSSAGKGYDCIPAGHSPEPGTEHCYEAVNLATGLEKVFEKSKDEQ; this is encoded by the exons atgaGGTCTGAAAAGGACCAAATGACCGTGGGCAAGGAGAAAAGCATCGTGGAGATACAATTTAGAGACATCCCAAGAGAGCAGGAAAACATTCCTGGGAACCTCAagcagaaagaagagaagaaagaggttTTTACTAAG GTGGTGATTCGAAGGCTTCCACCTAGCCTGTCAAAGGACCTGCTAGAGGAACAGCTCAGTCCACTTCCTTCCTATGACTATTTTGAGTTCTTTCCAGCTGATCAAAG tcTCTATCCCCACTTGTTCTCCAGAGCATATATCAATTTCAAAAACCCTGAAGATATCCTTCTGTTCAGGGACCGATTTGATGGCTACGTCTTTATCGACAACAAAG GCCAAGAGTATCCTGCAGTGGTGGAGTTTGCCCCCTTCCAGAAAATCTCCAAGAAGaagctaaaaaagaaagatgccAAAACTGGGAGCATTGAAGAAG ACCCAGAATATAAGCGGTTCTTGGAGAACTACTCCTGTGATGAGGAGAAGTCTATGGCCAACCCTGAGACTCTGCTGGGAGAGATAGAGGCCAAGACCAGAGAGCTCATAG CCAAACGGACAACACCGCTGTTGGAGTacatcaaaaacaagaaaattgAGAAGCAG AGAataagagaggagaagagagaggagaggaggagaagagagctTGAAAAGAAACGgcaaagggaggaggagaagagaaagcgacgagaggaggagagacgcaagcgaaaagacacagaaaagcagaagaaaatgtCTGATAAAGACATCAAAATCAAG CTCCTGAAGAAGAGTGACAGGGACGATGACGTGGATTCGGACCGAATGAAGGACAAAAGCGACATTGGCGAGCTGGACAGATGCAAATGGGAGAAAACTGGAGGACAAACAAAGTTGAAGGACCCCAAAGAAAA AGGTCAGCCTGAGAGTGAcaaggagcagagagagcagcacggccgcagacagagagagaaggatcaCCGTGGAAAAGACGAAGAGAGGAAACGACAGCGACACCACTATGAGTTTGATAAATTTATGCGCCGCAAAGATGAGACCAAATGGGGGAAGGGATACTGCCAGGACCGAGCCAAGAAAGAGGGGCATCATCATGGCTATTCTTACTGTCCTGACAATGGAGACAAACTGGGaaaggaggacagggaggaccTGGGTAACAGGAAGGAACGCCTCCGAAACAAGGTGAGCGACAAG GTGCTGCAGTTTCACCccacagaacaaaaacatgcaaatcaG GACCGTCCTGCGATGCAGCTCTATCAGCCGGGCGCACGCAACAGGAAGCGCATGAGCTCAGCAGGCAAAGGCTATGACTGCATCCCCGCCGGCCACTCACCTGAACCCGGCACGGAGCATTGCTACGAGGCCGTCAACCTGGCGACAGGGCTGGAGAAGGTTTTCGAGAAAAGCaaagatgaacagtga
- the upf3a gene encoding regulator of nonsense transcripts 3A isoform X4, which produces MRSEKDQMTVGKEKSIVEIQFRDIPREQENIPGNLKQKEEKKEVFTKVVIRRLPPSLSKDLLEEQLSPLPSYDYFEFFPADQSLYPHLFSRAYINFKNPEDILLFRDRFDGYVFIDNKGQEYPAVVEFAPFQKISKKKLKKKDAKTGSIEEDPEYKRFLENYSCDEEKSMANPETLLGEIEAKTRELIAKRTTPLLEYIKNKKIEKQRIREEKREERRRRELEKKRQREEEKRKRREEERRKRKDTEKQKKMSDKDIKIKLLKKSDRDDDVDSDRMKDKSDIGELDRCKWEKTGGQTKLKDPKEKGQPESDKEQREQHGRRQREKDHRGKDEERKRQRHHYEFDKFMRRKDETKWGKGYCQDRAKKEGHHHGYSYCPDNGDKLGKEDREDLGNRKERLRNKDRPAMQLYQPGARNRKRMSSAGKGYDCIPAGHSPEPGTEHCYEAVNLATGLEKVFEKSKDEQ; this is translated from the exons atgaGGTCTGAAAAGGACCAAATGACCGTGGGCAAGGAGAAAAGCATCGTGGAGATACAATTTAGAGACATCCCAAGAGAGCAGGAAAACATTCCTGGGAACCTCAagcagaaagaagagaagaaagaggttTTTACTAAG GTGGTGATTCGAAGGCTTCCACCTAGCCTGTCAAAGGACCTGCTAGAGGAACAGCTCAGTCCACTTCCTTCCTATGACTATTTTGAGTTCTTTCCAGCTGATCAAAG tcTCTATCCCCACTTGTTCTCCAGAGCATATATCAATTTCAAAAACCCTGAAGATATCCTTCTGTTCAGGGACCGATTTGATGGCTACGTCTTTATCGACAACAAAG GCCAAGAGTATCCTGCAGTGGTGGAGTTTGCCCCCTTCCAGAAAATCTCCAAGAAGaagctaaaaaagaaagatgccAAAACTGGGAGCATTGAAGAAG ACCCAGAATATAAGCGGTTCTTGGAGAACTACTCCTGTGATGAGGAGAAGTCTATGGCCAACCCTGAGACTCTGCTGGGAGAGATAGAGGCCAAGACCAGAGAGCTCATAG CCAAACGGACAACACCGCTGTTGGAGTacatcaaaaacaagaaaattgAGAAGCAG AGAataagagaggagaagagagaggagaggaggagaagagagctTGAAAAGAAACGgcaaagggaggaggagaagagaaagcgacgagaggaggagagacgcaagcgaaaagacacagaaaagcagaagaaaatgtCTGATAAAGACATCAAAATCAAG CTCCTGAAGAAGAGTGACAGGGACGATGACGTGGATTCGGACCGAATGAAGGACAAAAGCGACATTGGCGAGCTGGACAGATGCAAATGGGAGAAAACTGGAGGACAAACAAAGTTGAAGGACCCCAAAGAAAA AGGTCAGCCTGAGAGTGAcaaggagcagagagagcagcacggccgcagacagagagagaaggatcaCCGTGGAAAAGACGAAGAGAGGAAACGACAGCGACACCACTATGAGTTTGATAAATTTATGCGCCGCAAAGATGAGACCAAATGGGGGAAGGGATACTGCCAGGACCGAGCCAAGAAAGAGGGGCATCATCATGGCTATTCTTACTGTCCTGACAATGGAGACAAACTGGGaaaggaggacagggaggaccTGGGTAACAGGAAGGAACGCCTCCGAAACAAG GACCGTCCTGCGATGCAGCTCTATCAGCCGGGCGCACGCAACAGGAAGCGCATGAGCTCAGCAGGCAAAGGCTATGACTGCATCCCCGCCGGCCACTCACCTGAACCCGGCACGGAGCATTGCTACGAGGCCGTCAACCTGGCGACAGGGCTGGAGAAGGTTTTCGAGAAAAGCaaagatgaacagtga
- the upf3a gene encoding regulator of nonsense transcripts 3A isoform X2: MRSEKDQMTVGKEKSIVEIQFRDIPREQENIPGNLKQKEEKKEVFTKVVIRRLPPSLSKDLLEEQLSPLPSYDYFEFFPADQSLYPHLFSRAYINFKNPEDILLFRDRFDGYVFIDNKGQEYPAVVEFAPFQKISKKKLKKKDAKTGSIEEDPEYKRFLENYSCDEEKSMANPETLLGEIEAKTRELIAKRTTPLLEYIKNKKIEKQRIREEKREERRRRELEKKRQREEEKRKRREEERRKRKDTEKQKKMSDKDIKIKLLKKSDRDDDVDSDRMKDKSDIGELDRCKWEKTGGQTKLKDPKEKGQPESDKEQREQHGRRQREKDHRGKDEERKRQRHHYEFDKFMRRKDETKWGKGYCQDRAKKEGHHHGYSYCPDNGDKLGKEDREDLGNRKERLRNKVLQFHPTEQKHANQDRPAMQLYQPGARNRKRMSSAGKGYDCIPAGHSPEPGTEHCYEAVNLATGLEKVFEKSKDEQ, encoded by the exons atgaGGTCTGAAAAGGACCAAATGACCGTGGGCAAGGAGAAAAGCATCGTGGAGATACAATTTAGAGACATCCCAAGAGAGCAGGAAAACATTCCTGGGAACCTCAagcagaaagaagagaagaaagaggttTTTACTAAG GTGGTGATTCGAAGGCTTCCACCTAGCCTGTCAAAGGACCTGCTAGAGGAACAGCTCAGTCCACTTCCTTCCTATGACTATTTTGAGTTCTTTCCAGCTGATCAAAG tcTCTATCCCCACTTGTTCTCCAGAGCATATATCAATTTCAAAAACCCTGAAGATATCCTTCTGTTCAGGGACCGATTTGATGGCTACGTCTTTATCGACAACAAAG GCCAAGAGTATCCTGCAGTGGTGGAGTTTGCCCCCTTCCAGAAAATCTCCAAGAAGaagctaaaaaagaaagatgccAAAACTGGGAGCATTGAAGAAG ACCCAGAATATAAGCGGTTCTTGGAGAACTACTCCTGTGATGAGGAGAAGTCTATGGCCAACCCTGAGACTCTGCTGGGAGAGATAGAGGCCAAGACCAGAGAGCTCATAG CCAAACGGACAACACCGCTGTTGGAGTacatcaaaaacaagaaaattgAGAAGCAG AGAataagagaggagaagagagaggagaggaggagaagagagctTGAAAAGAAACGgcaaagggaggaggagaagagaaagcgacgagaggaggagagacgcaagcgaaaagacacagaaaagcagaagaaaatgtCTGATAAAGACATCAAAATCAAG CTCCTGAAGAAGAGTGACAGGGACGATGACGTGGATTCGGACCGAATGAAGGACAAAAGCGACATTGGCGAGCTGGACAGATGCAAATGGGAGAAAACTGGAGGACAAACAAAGTTGAAGGACCCCAAAGAAAA AGGTCAGCCTGAGAGTGAcaaggagcagagagagcagcacggccgcagacagagagagaaggatcaCCGTGGAAAAGACGAAGAGAGGAAACGACAGCGACACCACTATGAGTTTGATAAATTTATGCGCCGCAAAGATGAGACCAAATGGGGGAAGGGATACTGCCAGGACCGAGCCAAGAAAGAGGGGCATCATCATGGCTATTCTTACTGTCCTGACAATGGAGACAAACTGGGaaaggaggacagggaggaccTGGGTAACAGGAAGGAACGCCTCCGAAACAAG GTGCTGCAGTTTCACCccacagaacaaaaacatgcaaatcaG GACCGTCCTGCGATGCAGCTCTATCAGCCGGGCGCACGCAACAGGAAGCGCATGAGCTCAGCAGGCAAAGGCTATGACTGCATCCCCGCCGGCCACTCACCTGAACCCGGCACGGAGCATTGCTACGAGGCCGTCAACCTGGCGACAGGGCTGGAGAAGGTTTTCGAGAAAAGCaaagatgaacagtga